The Maylandia zebra isolate NMK-2024a linkage group LG4, Mzebra_GT3a, whole genome shotgun sequence genome segment ACAAACGTGTTTCCTTCTTTAGAGAAATGGGGGCGTGGCTGCATGCAGACTGAACATTCTTGGTTCAAAATCAGTCTGCCTTCCTAACATACGCACGGCGGTGTGCACGTTTTATAATCATATAATTAATTTTGCGcacattttgcttgtttttttttgcgcAAGGCGAAAAAAGTTTCCACGAACATTTAAAGACGGGCTCGTGCTGCCTACGTGCGATCTCCACACAGCCACACCCACTTTTATTTAAGGAAACACGTTCACCTCCAGGTGAAGCGGAGAAACACCGACcgcaagaaaaagaaggaaatggGTGAAGGACAAGAAGCGCGTGACCTTTTAGCACGAgatgataaaaacaacaaaataataaaaatccagATACCTCATAAAATCTGGGGGATAATGCGAagaaatttagaaaaaaagtttttaattaaCATTGTTTGGAGGGCTGATATCAAAGGCAAGATTTAGGAAAAGCAGCATTACAGTAAAAATGCATCAAGCTGGCAAAGACTAAGTATTTTTCCTCtgcattttaaatacattttcttaGGTGGCCAAGTTCACAAAATCATTTCAGTTAGtttaatagttttttaaattgtctagtgttcttttttcttcttcttgtttttgttttaaatcgaAGTTTAGTTTTTAGCttagttttagttttctgtAGTAGACTTTGTGTAGTTGACTTTGTGACATCCACACCACCTTTCTGGTACAATAACTTTAGTGCCATGTCAAATTGTATCTATGCTTTTCCAAGTTACAGGCTTTCCCTGATTTCCTGGGGTTGAGAAGTTTTTCCAGCATTTCTCATGTTTCTCATGTTTACATAAAAGACCAACAAATTTTATTGTGCGTGGTGAAACCGATGCTTCATTAGCTAAATTTATCTCATTAAAATGCCTGGAGGCTGTCTGCatctgaaaaacattttaaagaggCAAATGAAGTTGAAATGTGTGGGTCCACTATCCAGAGTGATggacaatgcaaaaaaaaaaagagagagatgtaGGCAGGATGGAGTGggacagaaggatagcagcaaacCTGAAATGAAAGGTTTACaggatggtagtgagacctgctattaTGTCACAAAAAGATAGAAGGTGAGTGACTGTAATTAACAGGTTTAGAAGTCAGTACATctgagggacagctcaggttgagcacTTTGGAAATAAATCGTCCAGAGGGGGGTgagtggatatactggacaaaggatgttgaagaacGAGCTGCCAAGCAGGAGGAGAAAGGGGAGGaatgatgtttattattatttgctgaTGTTGTTAATGAGCCACAAGCCGAACAGTTTTCACTAGCTCAAGGAAACTTGAAACACGCTGtgatacttttattttgaaaggtttaGCGACTACACGGCGCAGTGAGTTGTGGGTAAGACGTCAGTCTGCCGTCATATCTGTCTTTCTGTACCGGCTGAAGGAGAGAGTGAGGAGTCATGAGAGGAATACAGTCTCTGAACACTATCTCCGTGAGTCCTGTGTTGTGTTGGTGCGGTCTGAGTGGTGTCATCCGCCGGATCTGCTCCCTGCTCGTCCCGGTCTAAAAAAACCGACCATTCGCTGTAGCAGTTAGCCTGCTAGCCGGTTAGCTCTCCAAGTTTACCTACCGTAAAACGGTTTCTGTCTCGAGTTAGGGGCAACGTTCTAATTTCATCATTCACACGTactgaaaacaataaaataaacatcaagtgtgcagtaaaaaatataaatacaatttgAAAAGCGTGTGGGCTCGACTTAGCTGTTTTATGTCGCCTTTTGCATTGCTGTGGTAAGCTGGGTGTAACCTGAAGGTCATCCCTGAATTCCAGTCCACCAGCGTCCGTTTTGACCGAACCAGGCCCCCTATTTGGTCATAAATTCGGTGTTATCCAATTATGATGCTAGTGCATTCCCACATTAGTCCCAGACTTTGCTGCCGGGACATAAATGTGCACAGGTCACGTCAGGTCAAGCTGCTCTCAGCCTGCACACACAGgtgctgttttgattttgtggtCCTATTAAGACGGCCTGGTTTTAGGGGGCCTAGATCATACTTTTGGGCATTTCTGCAAGAAAAATTACTATTATCAGTTATGCAAACccaattaaaagtaaaaataatattaGATGATTGCAGTATTAGATTATATTAGGTTGTTGTCTCAAGACCTTCCTAAAGCAGCTCCATGTGACATAGAAAGGCGGTGACTTCCCTAGCTGGTGATATTTGTGTAATCTGCGTGTTACTTGTATGTGTTAGTAGCTATTATGTAACATTAGAGGTCATGTTACTCTTTGTTGGATTAAGATTCTGCCAATTTAGTGTTTACACACAGTTTAAAGCAGCACGATATATACGGGATTGTGGCTATAATTCAGTAATAACTTCCTGTTCTTATTTTAGCTGCTAATGAATCATTGTCTTTAATTACGGTGTCACCTTCCTGCAGAAACGTTGCTACGCAGCTGCCAGGAGGAGCGGTAGTCTGGCTGAACCCCTCTCAGGTCTGAAACCGTCCAAAGGCGCACCTCTTCCTCCCCAGGATGTCCAGGTAGGTGCTGCTCTCGAATCgaacaaaacacaatggaaatcTAACTCACAGCTGGTTGTCATGATATTTTCTTCCGAAAAAACacttctgctgtgttttgtgagcttttgcagtatttttctaATTGCTGGTGTCATCTTAAGTTGCAGTGTACCACtagttttgtttctgtgtgaaagttgtgtgttttgtgtaacattttttctttcctccttcaGGTGTCCAAGCTCCCAAACGGCCTGGTGATAGCTTCGCTGGAAAACTACTCCCCCGTGTCAAGTGTTGGTGTGTTTGTGAAAGCTGGGAGTCGCTATGAGACTGTGGAGAACCAGGGTGTCTCCCATGTGTTACGACTGGCAGCGAACCTGGTAAACTGTGAATGAGCTTGTAAGCGTGTGATAGCTAACTTAATTATTCCTGAGGTTATTCTTACCACAATAAGAAGGACATGACTGCACTTGTTTTTATCAGCACCTCTAGCCTGACAGCCTACGCTGCTTActtatcttatttttatttttgtagacTACAAAGGGAGCGTCTGCCTTCAAGATCTGTCGCAGTGTGGAAGCAATCGGGGGCAGCCTGAGGTCAGTGAGCACACTTCATGCACACACTGACCGTCGCTGCTTTTGTTGCTCAAAATTATGCAGCGGATCAcactgaatcagctgtgttgtcaTCTCTATCCATGCAGCGCGACATCATCAAGAGAGACAATGGTCTACACTGCCGACTGTTTGAGAGATGACATGTAAGTGCTCCCATATTAACGtcaagttatttttttctcttctctattTTCATTAAAACTCGTCAGGCTGTGTTGACACTTCGCTGTCCTATTTGTGTCCAGAGATTCATTAATGGAGTTTCTGGTCAATGTGACTACAGCTCAGGAGTTTCGGCCATGGGAGGTGGACGAACTGACGCCCAGAGTGAAGGTTGACAAGGCTCTGGCTCAGCAGTGTCCTCAGATAGGTGTGTAACAGAAGCAACAGTTCATCTCCTGATTGCCTGTATTTTTACTGAGGAAATAGTTTTATCAGATGTGAAAGTGATTTTTAATTTCTAAAGAAGATCCTTGATGATTTTATTTGGCTATAATTATGTAAAACATCAAAAATCTTCTCGCTAAGCTGCGGTAGACCTCAAGGCTATATAATGTTTTTGCTCTGAGTTTTGTGGCCACTTCAGAAATGCTTAACGTGAGCTGTTGGGATTGAggcattttttggtttttttgtgccATTTCAGTCAGATCTGTAGCCTCATTGAGCAGTAAGCATTCCAGTCCCTCTCATATTACTGTAGATATATTATATTCTGCATGGTTTCTGACATACGTTAATACTTGTGCAAAAGTTGTTTAATTAACTTGATTTCTGAAAAAAGTCCTGTgcattgttgctgtttttgtttgtttgttttttagatgcAGCAGTTTTTGATTATCCATATTTAAAGTTTTCATTGTGTCCTGTTCAATTTTCTCCTGCAGGTGTAATTGAGAAGTTGCATGAAGCAGCATACAAAAACACCCTGTCCAACTCTCTGTACTGCCCTGACTATATGGTCGGCCATGTCTCCTCTCAACAGGTAAGGATATGcgttacatctttttttttttttcttaagggtCTTAAAGGGTCTATTCAATTAGCAAAATAGTACTTTTTGTGATGCACTTAAACACCTGTCCTCCTCCTTATCCTTCCCTGTAGCTTAAGTCATTTGTTGAGGACCATTTCACCACTGGCAGAATGGCTCTAGTAGGACTAGGTGAGTGTTGTCCAGCCTTGATTGCTTCATCACAGCTGCCCCCCCTTCTTCATTTGGCTTTCCTAATAGGTAGTTAGCAATCTCCAGCCTAAGCAGTCTTGCTTACGTGTGAGCTTACGCTTGTCTTAAATCTCAATGAGATAGTGAGTCACTGCTGACATGTCAGAACTCTGTTCCACTTCACTCATTTATGGATGTTAATCTCATTTACCCATTCAGGTGTAAACCACTCGGTCCTGAGGCAAGTGGGTGAGGGGCTCTTGAGTGCCCGCAGTGGGGTTGGGGCCCCTGTGGCTAAATCTGTGTACCGTGGAGGTAGGAGCTTGTGTTTTAAAATAGCAACTTTAAATTATTTCTGCAATCCGCCGCTGCCTTGTTCTCATGAGGAAATATTGTGTGTTAGGTGAGCTGCGAGTGCAGAACAAGGATGAGCTTGTCCACGCTCTGATTGCCAGTGAAGGTGCTGTGACAGGTAGTGCCGAGGCTAATGCTTTCAGTGTGCTGCAAAGGATCCTGGGAGCTGGTCCGCATGTAAAGAGGGGCTCCAGCATCACCAGCAAACTGAGCCAGGGGATCGCCAAAGCTACCACACAGCCCTTTGATGTGAGTTGAAACAGGACAGCGACACTGGTTTTTGTAGCCGTAACAGTTCAAGTCC includes the following:
- the uqcrc2a gene encoding ubiquinol-cytochrome c reductase core protein 2a, giving the protein MRGIQSLNTISKRCYAAARRSGSLAEPLSGLKPSKGAPLPPQDVQVSKLPNGLVIASLENYSPVSSVGVFVKAGSRYETVENQGVSHVLRLAANLTTKGASAFKICRSVEAIGGSLSATSSRETMVYTADCLRDDIDSLMEFLVNVTTAQEFRPWEVDELTPRVKVDKALAQQCPQIGVIEKLHEAAYKNTLSNSLYCPDYMVGHVSSQQLKSFVEDHFTTGRMALVGLGVNHSVLRQVGEGLLSARSGVGAPVAKSVYRGGELRVQNKDELVHALIASEGAVTGSAEANAFSVLQRILGAGPHVKRGSSITSKLSQGIAKATTQPFDATAFNVSYSDSGLFGVYTIAQAASAGEVIKAAIAQVRGVAEGGVSEADITRAKNQLKAEYLMSMESSEGLLEEIGAQALTAGVYQAPDAVLKAIDAITQNDVVKAAKKFVDGKKTMSASGHLINTPFVDEV